In Mycolicibacterium aubagnense, the DNA window ACGATTTCCAGTAGCGGCGACGGCGCCCGCCCGTACCGCATGAGCGGCGTCCCACCGGCTTTACGCAATGCGATGCCCTGGGTCAGCTCGTCGGCGGCGAACTCGACGACCTCCGGCGGTCGGCCGTGCGCGCCGCTCGCGACGTAGAGCGTCGCCTCGGCCAGGCCGTAGGACGGCACCATCATCTCGGGCCGGAAGCCGACGGCCGCGAAGCGCTCGTCGAACTTGACCAAGGTGGGTGGGTGAATGCGTTCGGCGCCGTTGTTGATGCCGATGATGCCGCTGAGATCGAGCTCGGCCATCTCCTCGTCGGTGACGCGGCGGGTGGCGAGGTCGAACGCGAAGTTGGGTGCGGCCGACCATGCGTGCTTGTGTCGGGACAGCGCCTGCAGCCACCGGACCGGACGAGTGAGGAACGCGATAGGGCTCATCAGGTCCCCGGTATGTCCGGACAAGATCGGCACCGCGATCCCGAGCACCAGGCCCATGTCGTGGTAGAAGGGCAGCCACGAGACCAGCGTCGACCCGGGCGGCAACTGGCCGCCATGCTGCGACAGCAGATCGGCGAGCAACTGCTCGATGTTCACCCGCAGGTTCCGGTGCGAGATCATCACGCCGGCCGGCAGCCGCGTCGAGCCGGAGGTGTACTGCAGGTACGCGATGTCCGGACCCGGGGGCACCTCTTCGTCGAAGTCCCGGTCGGCGTCCAGATCGAGGGTATCGACGGCGATCACGGCGACCATCGAGGCACCGTCGTCCACGTTCTGCGCGGCGATGTCGAAGGCCGCGGCGGTGGTCAGGACGACGGTCGGCGACGTATCGGTGATGACGGCACTGACGCGCTCGTCGTGCGAACCGGGCAGTGGCACCGACAGCGGGACGGCGATGAATCCGGCTTGCATGGCGCCCAGGAAACCGACGATGTAGGCCAGGCCCTGCGGCGCGATGATCAGCGCCCGGTCGCCGGGAGCACCGTGCATGCGGAGCTCGTGCGCCACGTTGAGGGTGCGCCGGTACAGCTGGGCCCAGGTCAGGCTCTCGGTGACGCCGTCCCAGTCGTGGTCGTAGTCGGTGAATGTGTACGCCACGTCGTCGGGAGTCAGGGCCGCGCGCTCGCGCAGCACGGACAGGATCGACGCATCGGACATGGCGCCAGGTTACTCAACTCCCATAAGCGCGGTGGTGGCTGGTTTGCCGGTGAGGTGCGGTATGGGATCGGCGGTGCTGGGGCGAATGTGCAGGTTTGGTTGGCAAGAGCGCGAAATCTGCACCGGAACATGCACATTCGCCCAAGCACCTCGGCAATGTGAGTTGTGGAGACAGGCCGGCGAGAAGGTCAGTAGCGCCTCGGCTGTGGATAACCGCCGGCAGAGGTCCTCGATCTGTCGGTAGCCGCAGCGATGGTCGACGTATGGACCAACCGTTCCTCGGAAGCGCAGCGATCGAGGCAGGACTGCTTACCAAGCAAGAACTCCGTGCTGGCTACCGAGCCGTCTACCGGGGTGTCTACCTCGCCAACGAGGTGGCATTGACACCGATGTTGCGCGCGCAGGCCGCGTCGTTGTTCGCCGGGCCCGACGCGGTGTTGTGCGGCCTGTCGGCGGCGGCCGTGCACGGCGTGACGTGGCTCGATGCGGGGGCGCCGGCCGAGGTCGTGCGGACCAACCGGCACGCGCCGGCCGAACTCCAGGTGCGCTCGTATGCCCTCGCTCCAGAAGAGGTGTGCGAGGTCGGCGGTATGCGGGTGACCTCTGTGACGCGGACGGCGTTCGACTTGGGCCGGCTATTGCCCGAAACCGAGGCGGTGCCGGTCCTGGACGCGTTGCTGAACGCGACCGGTCTCGACCCTGCGCACGTGTGGGCGCTGGCAGCGGTGAATCGCGGAATTCGAGGTGTCGATCGGTTGCGTATTTCGCTGGCGCAGACTGACGGTGGGTCGGAATCTCCTCTGCAGACCCAGACTCGCCGACTGCTGCGCCGCACCGGGGTCCCGGGGCTCGAAACGCAAATTCCCTTCTACGACGAGTGGGGACTGGTTTGCACTCGGGCGGCAATGGGCTGGCCGCGATGGAAGGTGGCCATCGAGTGCGACGAGGAAGCGGATGCTCCGGATTATCGCGAGTGGGTGCACAGCCACACGGCTGAGCTCGAATCCCGCGGGTGGAGCGTCATGTGGGTGACGAACGCGACGGCGAAAGGCCAGGGAAGCCCCGGGATTGTGGTTCTGCGGGCGTGGGAGAAGCTGTCGGCCGCTCAGCGGAGGCGACGAAGCTGAGACAGGCGTTTGTCCGCCGATCGGGGGACGCCGATTTCATCCGGTGGAGGGCCCGATCAGCGGACTGACCAGGGGCGTCGACTCCGCGAAGGTTGTTTCACACCGCAGCACAGCCCAAACCTTCAGGAGACGAAATGACCGACGCGACCGCGACCACCCGCTCCCGCTCCACTCGCCGTATCGCGGCCGCCGCCGCCCTGGCGGTAGCGCCGGCGCTGGCCTTCGGTCTGTCGCCCGCCGCCCACGCCGAGACGGGCACGCAGCACTTCCAGGGCTGCAGCAACGGCAAAGACGATCCCATCTGGGACGGCGTCAAGCCGCCCGCGCACGGTGTGGGGGAGCACTCGCCCAAGCGCCCGGGACGGAACTTCGACATCCAGTGGCCGGGCCACGATTCGACACGCGGTTGGGCAGTGCACCCAGGCGTCGACATGAAGACCACTCAGGACCTCCTGGTGGTGCCGACCGTCCGCGAGACCGGGATCGAATGCGACAACCTGCTGCAGAACGACACCCCGAACTACTTCAAGCACGCCTACGACTCGATCCACGTCATGACGGGTGGCCCGGACTGGGCGCTCGGAATCAACTCGTCGGACGCCCGTCGGCTCAACCAGCTCCACATCCACCTGACCCGGCTGTACGCCCCCGCCCGCGACGACATCGCCCAGGCGGTCAAGACCGGCAAGGTCGGCACTGACGAGCACAAGTGGGTCGACCAGGTCGTCGAGGTCACCGGCCACAACGACAAATGGCAGGACAGCAAGCACCAGTACCGGGCCTGGCTCACGGACAGCGTCGACGCCAACTTCTTCAAGAAGCTGAACGACGACATCGTCACGCCGCTGCACAAGCAGGGCAAGTCCGCGGCGATGGCGCACGAAACCTTGCTGGTCACCCGCAACCCCGCGGGTAAGGGGTTCGTGGTCCTGGAGAGCAACACCACGTCCGGCATCCACGGTGTCGCCAACATCGAGGGAATCCTCGACAAGCGTTAGACCAGTCGGTGATGCGCGGCCATCCGAGATCGTCTCGGGTGGCCGCTCTTTCGCGTTCCGGCCGTTACGATCCGACCATGTCGCTACCCGATGGATCGGTATTCGCCGGCTTCACCGTGGTCAGATCGCTGGGTGCCGGCGGCATGGGTGAGGTCTACCTGGCTGCGCACCCGCGGCTGCCGCGCACTGACGCGCTGAAGGTACTGCCGGCGTCGCTGTCCGCCGACGCCGAATATCGGCGGCGCTTCGAGCGCGAGGCCGACGCCGCGGCGACGCTGTGGCATCCGCACATCGTGGGCGTGCACGACCGCGGCGAATGCGACGGGCGACTGTGGATCTCGATGGACTACGTCGAAGGTTCCGATGCCGGAAATGTGCTGCGGACGCAGTGCCCCGGTGGCATGCCGCGGGACCAGGTATTCGCGATCGTCACCGCGATTGCCGACGCACTGGACTATGCGCACAGCCGCGGCCTACTCCATCGCGACGTCAAGCCCGCCAACATCCTGTTGGGCGCACAGGGCCCTGGCCGCGGCCGGGTGATGCTGGCCGACTTCGGGATCGCCCGGCGCGTGGACGATTTCGACGGACTGACGTCGACGAACATGACCCTCGGCACACCCGGCTACGCGGCGCCGGAACAACTGCTCGGTGAGGCGCTGGATGGGCGGGCAGACCAGTATGCCTTGGCCGCCACGGCTTTTCAGCTGCTCACCGGCCAACCTCCGGGTGGTGATTCGACGCCCGTGGTGCTCATCAGTCAACGGGTGAATGGTGTGGTGCCGAAGCTGGCCGAGGTCCGCCGTGATCTCGCGGATCTGGACCCCGTGATGGCGATCGCGATGGCCCGCCGGCCTGCCGACCGCTTCCCGTCCTGCGCGGATTTCGCCGCGGCGCTGGCGCGTGGCGCGGCGCCGACGCTGTCGCCGGCCGCCGCGGTACCCGGGGCGCCGACAGGTCGACCCGATCCGCCCGCCGCACCCGCCGGTCTTGTGCGTCAACCCGATCCGCCGGCCGCAGCGCGATCCGGACTGAGTCCGACGGCCTGGGCGCTCGGCGGAATCGGAGCCCTGCTGGTGCTGGCCCTGGTGTTCGTCGGCCTGGTCCTGATGCGTGGGCGTGACGAGCGCAGTGGCACAACGACTTCGGCGGAGGCCACCACCGCGGTGGGCACATCGGACGTCACGGTGACCTCGGCCGAATCCACCGCGCCGGAGCCGTCCGCCACCCTGGCGCCCACGACAGCGCGAATGGTGCTGCCCGACGCCGATTCCCGTGGCTTCACCACGTACAACGGCGCTGCGCGGTGCGCCGGTGCCGACGAGGCCGCGATGATCCTGCGCACCGCCCAGTCGGCGGTGGTCATCTGCCGCAGCAGCGTCGGCGTGCTGTACTACTTGGGCTATCGGCTGTCCGACGGCGCGAAGATCCGATTGGGGACCGTGCATGAGTCCGGTGACGGCTACATCGCGATCAACGATCCCGACTCGGCCGAGTATCACGTCTCGTCGTCAGGCCTGGAGATCGTGCAGAACGGCAAAGTGCTGGCGTCTGAGCCTGCGGTCGAGTCTGCTCGCTGAGCACCTGGCGCGGTGTGCGTATGTCAGGATGGCCGGGTGAAAGGGATCATCCTGGCGGGAGGCGCGGGGACGCGGCTGCACCCCGTCACGGCCGGGGTGTCCAAGCAGCTGATCCCGGTCTACGACAAGCCGATGATCTATTACCCGTTGTCCACGTTGATGCTGGCAGGGATCACGGACATCCTGGTCATCACGACGCCGCTCGACGCGCCGAGTTTCGAGCGGCTGCTCGGTGACGGGTCGCGATACGGGGTGTCCATCAGCTATGCCCAGCAGCCGTCGCCTGACGGGCTGGCCCAGGCCTTCACCATCGGCGCGGATTTCCTCGGCGGTGACAGCGTTGCGCTGGTCCTGGGCGACAACCTGCTGTACGGCCCGGGCCTGGGCACGCAATTGCAGCGGTTCAACAACGTCGATGGCGGGGCGATCTTCGGCTATTGGGTCGCCGAGCCTTCGGCGTACGGCGTCATCGAATTCGATGATGCCGGCCGGGCGGTCTCCCTCGAGGAAAAGCCTGCGGCACCGAAGAGCAACTATGCCGTGCCGGGTCTGTACTTCTACAGCAATGACGTGGTGTCCATCGCGCGTGAGCTGAAACCCAGTGCCCGCGGCGAGTACGAGATCACCGACATCAACCGAACCTACTTGGCGCAGAACCGGTTACA includes these proteins:
- a CDS encoding AMP-binding protein, translated to MSDASILSVLRERAALTPDDVAYTFTDYDHDWDGVTESLTWAQLYRRTLNVAHELRMHGAPGDRALIIAPQGLAYIVGFLGAMQAGFIAVPLSVPLPGSHDERVSAVITDTSPTVVLTTAAAFDIAAQNVDDGASMVAVIAVDTLDLDADRDFDEEVPPGPDIAYLQYTSGSTRLPAGVMISHRNLRVNIEQLLADLLSQHGGQLPPGSTLVSWLPFYHDMGLVLGIAVPILSGHTGDLMSPIAFLTRPVRWLQALSRHKHAWSAAPNFAFDLATRRVTDEEMAELDLSGIIGINNGAERIHPPTLVKFDERFAAVGFRPEMMVPSYGLAEATLYVASGAHGRPPEVVEFAADELTQGIALRKAGGTPLMRYGRAPSPLLEIVDGDTCQPCPDGIVGEIWIRGDNVSAGYWRKPEQTGSAFGATLVDAPEGTPETGWLRTGDQGFISEGDLFIVGRIKDMLIVRGRNHYSDDIEATVQKISRGRVAAIAVTDEHTDQLVTIIELKARAAADELDRMKNDVVAAISRAHGLQVADVVLVEAGSIPTTTSGKMRRSACAEQYRQGQFVRLDA
- a CDS encoding CDP-diacylglycerol diphosphatase; this translates as MTDATATTRSRSTRRIAAAAALAVAPALAFGLSPAAHAETGTQHFQGCSNGKDDPIWDGVKPPAHGVGEHSPKRPGRNFDIQWPGHDSTRGWAVHPGVDMKTTQDLLVVPTVRETGIECDNLLQNDTPNYFKHAYDSIHVMTGGPDWALGINSSDARRLNQLHIHLTRLYAPARDDIAQAVKTGKVGTDEHKWVDQVVEVTGHNDKWQDSKHQYRAWLTDSVDANFFKKLNDDIVTPLHKQGKSAAMAHETLLVTRNPAGKGFVVLESNTTSGIHGVANIEGILDKR
- a CDS encoding serine/threonine-protein kinase; the encoded protein is MSLPDGSVFAGFTVVRSLGAGGMGEVYLAAHPRLPRTDALKVLPASLSADAEYRRRFEREADAAATLWHPHIVGVHDRGECDGRLWISMDYVEGSDAGNVLRTQCPGGMPRDQVFAIVTAIADALDYAHSRGLLHRDVKPANILLGAQGPGRGRVMLADFGIARRVDDFDGLTSTNMTLGTPGYAAPEQLLGEALDGRADQYALAATAFQLLTGQPPGGDSTPVVLISQRVNGVVPKLAEVRRDLADLDPVMAIAMARRPADRFPSCADFAAALARGAAPTLSPAAAVPGAPTGRPDPPAAPAGLVRQPDPPAAARSGLSPTAWALGGIGALLVLALVFVGLVLMRGRDERSGTTTSAEATTAVGTSDVTVTSAESTAPEPSATLAPTTARMVLPDADSRGFTTYNGAARCAGADEAAMILRTAQSAVVICRSSVGVLYYLGYRLSDGAKIRLGTVHESGDGYIAINDPDSAEYHVSSSGLEIVQNGKVLASEPAVESAR
- the rfbA gene encoding glucose-1-phosphate thymidylyltransferase RfbA, whose translation is MKGIILAGGAGTRLHPVTAGVSKQLIPVYDKPMIYYPLSTLMLAGITDILVITTPLDAPSFERLLGDGSRYGVSISYAQQPSPDGLAQAFTIGADFLGGDSVALVLGDNLLYGPGLGTQLQRFNNVDGGAIFGYWVAEPSAYGVIEFDDAGRAVSLEEKPAAPKSNYAVPGLYFYSNDVVSIARELKPSARGEYEITDINRTYLAQNRLQVQVLPRGTAWLDTGTFDQMTDAAEFVRTIERRTGLKIGVPEEIAWRRGYLSGDELRERAEPLVKSGYGTYLLDLLSRGH